From Xiphophorus hellerii strain 12219 chromosome 9, Xiphophorus_hellerii-4.1, whole genome shotgun sequence, a single genomic window includes:
- the rai2 gene encoding retinoic acid-induced protein 2, protein MEGNDDVRLNAAQPQNDAEEGRGEVLGKVEDGSNPLTSDSCDGSVTKGGLSNHVDDPSPSVVGPAAESPGGVALKVATTVLHPVCLGESPLMLPIHLQMAGAAAPQLGQIGAAPFLIAGQSPVSLPLVLDQQVIQHMSPNIIPQTATCAQLPLQNNVLCQNPLSFGLPPAIDPKAAGQTQEANLLSLLQNPAFAAILQDLFPPQAGSSACQSPGSAFFPLPPLPPPYTSPLAPLVPPATLLVPYPVIIPLPVPLPVPLPIPIPIAQSEDSKGSMPKPVCTVNKSTQTSPRDTTSPSLSSKKCTPHPQPQNASLSSPPLEEGQVLDLSVRACPIEPKQEYPSPQQDNVLDLSVPGVRKKCVQSERKVALESGQGATNAALSLGVECTPGLDSKLLGSLTSLEFSRQHKWLVDTGVAGSSSLSQEASLGGAGNLEIVSTSQTAKVIVSVKDAIPAILCGKIKGLSGVSTKNFSIKRDGSQGASLQQLYAMPSSSHGEQDPNNPHKKVTKNRAIKLKKVSSQEIHFLPIKKQRLAALLPRK, encoded by the coding sequence ATGGAAGGCAATGACGATGTGCGTCTGAACGCAGCGCAGCCGCAGAATGATGCTGAGGAGGGAAGAGGGGAAGTCCTTGGTAAAGTGGAAGACGGATCAAACCCTCTCACCAGTGACTCTTGTGATGGCAGCGTGACCAAAGGAGGGCTCTCTAACCATGTAGACGATCCTTCGCCCTCAGTGGTCGGTCCCGCCGCCGAGTCTCCTGGAGGAGTGGCCCTGAAAGTGGCCACCACCGTTCTCCACCCGGTGTGTCTGGGAGAGAGTCCACTGATGCTGCCCATCCACCTCCAGATGGCCGGAGCGGCCGCGCCTCAGCTTGGACAAATAGGGGCGGCGCCATTTTTGATAGCAGGCCAAAGCCCGGTGTCACTCCCATTGGTCCTGGACCAGCAGGTCATCCAGCACATGAGTCCCAACATCATCCCTCAAACCGCCACCTGTGCGCAGCTGCCCCTCCAGAACAATGTCCTGTGTCAGAATCCTCTGTCGTTCGGTTTGCCTCCGGCTATCGATCCAAAGGCAGCTGGACAGACACAGGAAGCCAACCTGCTGTCCCTCCTGCAAAATCCGGCATTCGCAGCCATCCTGCAGGATCTTTTCCCTCCCCAGGCAGGATCTTCTGCCTGTCAGTCCCCAGGCTCTGCCTTTTTCCCCCTTCCTCCTCTCCCACCTCCCTACACCTCCCCTTTGGCTCCTCTGGTTCCACCTGCCACTCTCCTAGTCCCCTATCCCGTGATCATTCCCCTCCCAGTGCCTCTGCCTGTCCCTCTCCCCATTCCGATCCCCATTGCTCAAAGCGAGGACTCGAAAGGGAGCATGCCAAAACCAGTTTGCACTGTGAATAAAAGCACTCAAACGTCACCAAGAGATACTACCTCTCCCTCTTTATCTTCAAAGAAGTGCACACCTCATCCCCAGCCACAGAACGCGTCCCTGTCCTCACCGCCTCTAGAGGAAGGACAGGTCCTGGACCTCTCCGTCAGGGCGTGCCCGATCGAACCAAAACAGGAATATCCCAGTCCTCAACAGGACAACGTGCTTGATCTGTCTGTGCCCGGCGTCAGGAAAAAGTGTGTCCAGTCAGAGAGGAAAGTAGCTTTAGAGTCTGGCCAAGGCGCCACCAATGCCGCGTTGTCACTGGGCGTCGAATGTACTCCGGGTTTAGATTCCAAACTCCTGGGCAGCTTGACCTCGCTGGAGTTCAGCCGACAACACAAGTGGCTGGTCGACACCGGCGTCGCTGGATCCAGCTCTCTGAGCCAAGAGGCATCTCTTGGCGGAGCTGGGAACCTGGAGATAGTCAGCACATCGCAGACGGCCAAGGTCATCGTCTCCGTGAAGGATGCCATTCCTGCCATTTTGTGTGGGAAAATCAAAGGCCTTTCAGGGGTCTCCACCAAGAACTTCTCCATCAAACGGGATGGCAGCCAGGGGGCCTCCCTGCAGCAACTCTACGCCATGCCGTCATCGTCTCACGGGGAGCAAGACCCCAACAACCCCCATAAAAAGGTCACTAAAAACAGAGCCATCAAGCTAAAGAAGGTCAGCTCCCAGGAGATCCACTTCCTCCCAATTAAGAAGCAGAGACTTGCTGCGCTGCTGCCTAGGAAGTGA
- the LOC116725726 gene encoding sex comb on midleg-like protein 2 isoform X2 → MGKTPLKDQKDGKKEKLGKPLPLPGTTPAATKDAFSWEEYLKETSSTPAPAGCFRQARVPPSNDFKVGMKLEAHDPRNSTSVCIATVMGLTGVRLRLRLDGSDNSNDFWRLVDSSDIQPIGTCEKNGDMLQPPLGFRMNASSWPMFLLRTLNGAEMAPVTAFKNEPLRPPQNSFKPGMKLEAVDKKNPYLICPATIGEVRGDEVFIMFDGWRGAFDYWCKYDSRDIFPVGWCSLTKHSLQPPGNSVTLPKNLQILPSSPSKPSRRSMQLPYRYPTLPALPVRKGVRGRRPKSETLALLKAVAEAAASHNGAVPDDMPLVPRVHKKRGPKSGSKRRSKLLQSPTQLPSIQVPQENPPCLNSVVSTVCVYVNKHGNCGPHLDRKQMQRLPDHFGPGPVNAVLQQVVQSCIDCAYQPKVLLSALQSDSGGGEAVKVRTDGGVRVIKLPSASSASFVLRFLESMCRHLQCDNLFSSQPFSHYAAYDRNKSVKEEALDVPSLARGGKRSLSGVSPLYAAPLSPKHLRAEAHPSEAETLPHEENGHIKEQRYMDSASNSMTPRPQTARSSSEYHPQANSLYHHSGSAAMRRHSSNSAELSSMQPLRRVEASSTTGSESMDREKLQLPSKNPSSWSIEEVMQFVRDADPTALAPHAELFRKHEIDGKALMLLRSDMIMKYMGLKLGPALKLCHHIERLKQGKL, encoded by the exons ATGGGAAAGACTCCACTAAAAG ATCAGAAAGACggcaaaaaagagaaactggGAAAGCCTCTCCCACTGCCAGGTACGACCCCTGCAGCAACTAAAG ATGCGTTCAGCTGGGAAGAATACCTGAAGGAAACATCGTCCACACCGGCGCCAGCAGGCTGCTTTCGTCAG GCCAGAGTCCCTCCCTCCAATGACTTCAAAGTGGGCATGAAGCTCGAGGCTCACGACCCTCGCAATTCCACCTCGGTTTGTATCGCCACGGTGATGGGCTTAACCGGGGTTCGTCTCCGTCTCCGCCTGGACGGCAGCGACAACAGCAACGACTTCTGGAGGCTGGTGGACTCGTCCGACATCCAGCCTATCGGCACCTGCGAAAAGAACGGAGATATGCTGCAGCCGCCGCTGG GATTTCGAATGAATGCCTCCTCCTGGCCCATGTTCCTGTTGAGAACCCTGAACGGAGCAGAGATGGCACCAGTAACAGCCTTCAAAAAT GAACCTCTGAGACCTCCTCAAAACAGTTTCAAGCCAGGCATGAAGCTGGAGGCGGTGGACAAGAAGAACCCGTACCTCATCTGCCCCGCCACCATCGGAGAAGTGAGAGGCGACGAGGTGTTCATCATGTTCGACGGCTGGAGGGGGGCCTTTGATTACTGGTGCAAGTACGACTCCAGGGACATCTTCCCCGTGGGCTGGTGCTCCCTCACCAAGCACAGCCTACAGCCACCAGGCAACAGTG TTACTCTTCCGAAGAACCTGCAGATTCTGCCGTCGTCGCCCTCCAAACCCAGCAGGCGCTCCATGCAGTTGCCCTACAGATACCCCACTCTGCCCGCTCTGCCCGTGAGGAAGGGGGTGAGAGGCCGTCGGCCCAAGAGCGAGACGCTCGCTCTGCTCAAAGCCGTGGCGGAGGCCGCGGCTTCCCACAACGGAGCCGTTCCTGACGACATGCCGCTGGTGCCCCGGGTTCACAAGAAAAGAGGACCCAAATCAGGAAGTAAG CGAAGGTCCAAGCTTCTGCAGAGCCCGACGCAGCTGCCAAGCATCCAGGTTCCACAAGAAAACCCTCCCTGCCTCAACTCGGTGGTTTCAACAG TGTGCGTGTACGTGAATAAGCACGGGAACTGCGGCCCCCACTTGGACAGGAAGCAGATGCAGCGTCTTCCGGACCACTTTGGGCCGGGGCCAGTGAACGCCGTGCTCCAACAAGTGGTCCAGTCATGTATAGACTGCGCCTACCAGCCGAAAGTCCTCCTCAGCGCTCTGCAGAGTGACTCGGGGGGAGGCGAAGCTgtcaaag tgAGAACAGACGGCGGTGTCCGTGTGATCAAACTGCCGTCCGCCTCCAGTGCTTCTTTCGTGTTACGCTTCCTAGAGAGCATGTGCCGTCACCTTCAGTGTGACAACCTGTTCAGCAGCCAGCCGTTCAGCCACTACGCCGCCTACGACAGGAACAAGTCTG TGAAAGAAGAGGCGCTTGACGTTCCCTCTCTGGCCCGGGGCGGTAAACGCAGCCTCTCAGGGGTCTCTCCTCTGTACGCCGCACCTCTCTCCCCCAAACATTTACGAGCCGAGGCTCACCCGTCTGAAG CAGAGACTCTGCCGCACGAAGAGAACGGCCACATCAAGGAGCAGCGGTACATGGACTCAGCCTCCAACTCCATGACCCCCCGACCCCAAACGGCGCGGAGCTCCTCCGAGTACCACCCTCAGGCCAACAGCCTCTACCATCACAGCGGCAGCGCCGCGATGCGCCGCCACTCATCTAACTCGGCAGAGCTCAGCTCGATGCAGCCTCTCAGACGAGTCGAAG CTAGCTCCACCACCGGTTCCGAATCGATGGATCGAGAGAAATTGCAGCTGCCCAGTAAAAACCCTTCCTCCTGGTCCATTGAGGAGGTGATGCAGTTCGTCCGGGACGCGGACCCCACGGCGTTGGCGCCTCACGCAGAACTATTCAGAAAACAT GAGATCGACGGAAAGGCTTTGATGCTTCTACGGAGTGACATGATCATGAAGTACATGGGTCTGAAACTGGGGCCGGCTCTGAAGCTCTGCCATCACATAGAGCGGCTGAAACAAGGCAAACTGTAA
- the LOC116725726 gene encoding sex comb on midleg-like protein 2 isoform X1, which produces MGKTPLKDQKDGKKEKLGKPLPLPGTTPAATKDAFSWEEYLKETSSTPAPAGCFRQARVPPSNDFKVGMKLEAHDPRNSTSVCIATVMGLTGVRLRLRLDGSDNSNDFWRLVDSSDIQPIGTCEKNGDMLQPPLGFRMNASSWPMFLLRTLNGAEMAPVTAFKNEPLRPPQNSFKPGMKLEAVDKKNPYLICPATIGEVRGDEVFIMFDGWRGAFDYWCKYDSRDIFPVGWCSLTKHSLQPPGNSVTLPKNLQILPSSPSKPSRRSMQLPYRYPTLPALPVRKGVRGRRPKSETLALLKAVAEAAASHNGAVPDDMPLVPRVHKKRGPKSGSKRRSKLLQSPTQLPSIQVPQENPPCLNSVVSTVCVYVNKHGNCGPHLDRKQMQRLPDHFGPGPVNAVLQQVVQSCIDCAYQPKVLLSALQSDSGGGEAVKVRTDGGVRVIKLPSASSASFVLRFLESMCRHLQCDNLFSSQPFSHYAAYDRNKSVKEEALDVPSLARGGKRSLSGVSPLYAAPLSPKHLRAEAHPSEAETLPHEENGHIKEQRYMDSASNSMTPRPQTARSSSEYHPQANSLYHHSGSAAMRRHSSNSAELSSMQPLRRVEAASSTTGSESMDREKLQLPSKNPSSWSIEEVMQFVRDADPTALAPHAELFRKHEIDGKALMLLRSDMIMKYMGLKLGPALKLCHHIERLKQGKL; this is translated from the exons ATGGGAAAGACTCCACTAAAAG ATCAGAAAGACggcaaaaaagagaaactggGAAAGCCTCTCCCACTGCCAGGTACGACCCCTGCAGCAACTAAAG ATGCGTTCAGCTGGGAAGAATACCTGAAGGAAACATCGTCCACACCGGCGCCAGCAGGCTGCTTTCGTCAG GCCAGAGTCCCTCCCTCCAATGACTTCAAAGTGGGCATGAAGCTCGAGGCTCACGACCCTCGCAATTCCACCTCGGTTTGTATCGCCACGGTGATGGGCTTAACCGGGGTTCGTCTCCGTCTCCGCCTGGACGGCAGCGACAACAGCAACGACTTCTGGAGGCTGGTGGACTCGTCCGACATCCAGCCTATCGGCACCTGCGAAAAGAACGGAGATATGCTGCAGCCGCCGCTGG GATTTCGAATGAATGCCTCCTCCTGGCCCATGTTCCTGTTGAGAACCCTGAACGGAGCAGAGATGGCACCAGTAACAGCCTTCAAAAAT GAACCTCTGAGACCTCCTCAAAACAGTTTCAAGCCAGGCATGAAGCTGGAGGCGGTGGACAAGAAGAACCCGTACCTCATCTGCCCCGCCACCATCGGAGAAGTGAGAGGCGACGAGGTGTTCATCATGTTCGACGGCTGGAGGGGGGCCTTTGATTACTGGTGCAAGTACGACTCCAGGGACATCTTCCCCGTGGGCTGGTGCTCCCTCACCAAGCACAGCCTACAGCCACCAGGCAACAGTG TTACTCTTCCGAAGAACCTGCAGATTCTGCCGTCGTCGCCCTCCAAACCCAGCAGGCGCTCCATGCAGTTGCCCTACAGATACCCCACTCTGCCCGCTCTGCCCGTGAGGAAGGGGGTGAGAGGCCGTCGGCCCAAGAGCGAGACGCTCGCTCTGCTCAAAGCCGTGGCGGAGGCCGCGGCTTCCCACAACGGAGCCGTTCCTGACGACATGCCGCTGGTGCCCCGGGTTCACAAGAAAAGAGGACCCAAATCAGGAAGTAAG CGAAGGTCCAAGCTTCTGCAGAGCCCGACGCAGCTGCCAAGCATCCAGGTTCCACAAGAAAACCCTCCCTGCCTCAACTCGGTGGTTTCAACAG TGTGCGTGTACGTGAATAAGCACGGGAACTGCGGCCCCCACTTGGACAGGAAGCAGATGCAGCGTCTTCCGGACCACTTTGGGCCGGGGCCAGTGAACGCCGTGCTCCAACAAGTGGTCCAGTCATGTATAGACTGCGCCTACCAGCCGAAAGTCCTCCTCAGCGCTCTGCAGAGTGACTCGGGGGGAGGCGAAGCTgtcaaag tgAGAACAGACGGCGGTGTCCGTGTGATCAAACTGCCGTCCGCCTCCAGTGCTTCTTTCGTGTTACGCTTCCTAGAGAGCATGTGCCGTCACCTTCAGTGTGACAACCTGTTCAGCAGCCAGCCGTTCAGCCACTACGCCGCCTACGACAGGAACAAGTCTG TGAAAGAAGAGGCGCTTGACGTTCCCTCTCTGGCCCGGGGCGGTAAACGCAGCCTCTCAGGGGTCTCTCCTCTGTACGCCGCACCTCTCTCCCCCAAACATTTACGAGCCGAGGCTCACCCGTCTGAAG CAGAGACTCTGCCGCACGAAGAGAACGGCCACATCAAGGAGCAGCGGTACATGGACTCAGCCTCCAACTCCATGACCCCCCGACCCCAAACGGCGCGGAGCTCCTCCGAGTACCACCCTCAGGCCAACAGCCTCTACCATCACAGCGGCAGCGCCGCGATGCGCCGCCACTCATCTAACTCGGCAGAGCTCAGCTCGATGCAGCCTCTCAGACGAGTCGAAG CAGCTAGCTCCACCACCGGTTCCGAATCGATGGATCGAGAGAAATTGCAGCTGCCCAGTAAAAACCCTTCCTCCTGGTCCATTGAGGAGGTGATGCAGTTCGTCCGGGACGCGGACCCCACGGCGTTGGCGCCTCACGCAGAACTATTCAGAAAACAT GAGATCGACGGAAAGGCTTTGATGCTTCTACGGAGTGACATGATCATGAAGTACATGGGTCTGAAACTGGGGCCGGCTCTGAAGCTCTGCCATCACATAGAGCGGCTGAAACAAGGCAAACTGTAA